In Piliocolobus tephrosceles isolate RC106 chromosome 4, ASM277652v3, whole genome shotgun sequence, the following are encoded in one genomic region:
- the CRHBP gene encoding corticotropin-releasing factor-binding protein: MSPNFKLQCHFILIFLTALRGESRYLELREAADYDPFLLFSANLKRELAGEQPYRRALRCLDMLSLQGQFTFTADRPQLHCAAFFIGEPEEFITIHYDQVSIDCQGGDFLKVFDGWILKGEKFPSSQDHPLPTAERYIDFCETGLSRRSIRSSQNVAMIFFRVREPGNGFTLTIKTDPNLFPCNVISQTPNGKFTLIVPHQHRNCSFSIIYPVVIKISDLTLGHVNGLQLKKSSAGCEGIGDFVELLGGTGLDPSKMIPLADLCYPFHGPAQMKVGCDNTVVRMVSSGKHINRVTFEYRQLEPYELENPNGNSIGEFCLSGL; this comes from the exons ATGTCGCCCAACTTCAAACTTCAGTGTCACTTCATTCTCATCTTCCTGACGGCTCTAAGAGGGGAAAGCCGGTACCTAGAG CTGCGGGAAGCGGCGGACTACGATCCTTTCCTGCTCTTCAGCGCCAACCTGAAGCGGGAGCTGGCTGGGGAGCAGCCGTACCGCCGCGCTCTGC GGTGCCTGGACATGCTGAGCCTCCAGGGCCAATTCACCTTCACCGCCGACCGGCCGCAGCTGCACTGCGCCGCCTTCTTCATCGGCGAGCCCGAGGAGTTCATCACCATCCACTACGACCAGGTCTCCATCGACTGTCAGGGCGGCGACTTCCTGAAG gtATTTGATGGTTGGATTCTCAAGGGGGAGAAGTTCCCCAGTTCCCAGGATCATCCTCTCCCCACAGCTGAGCGGTACATAGATTTCTGTGAGACTGGTCTTAGCAGGAGGAGCATCAGATCTTCCCAGAATGTGGCCATGATCTTCTTCCGAGTCCGTGAACCAGGAAATGGATTCACATTAACCATAAAGACAGACCCCAACCTCTTTC CCTGCAATGTCATTTCTCAGACTCCAAATGGAAAGTTCACCCTGATAGTTCCACACCAGCATCGAAACTGCAGCTTCTCCATAATTTATCCTGTGGTGATCAAAATATCTGATCTCACCCTGGGACACGTAAATGGTCTTCAGTTAAAG AAATCCTCAGCAGGTTGTGAGGGAATAGGAGACTTTGTGGAGCTGCTGGGAGGAACTGGATTGGACCCTTCCAAGATGATACCTTTAGCTGATCTCTGCTACCCCTTTCATGGCCCGG CCCAAATGAAAGTTGGCTGTGACAACACTGTGGTGCGCATGGTCTCCAGTGGAAAACACATAAATCGTGTGACTTTTGAGTATCGTCAGCTGGAACCATATGAGCTGGAAAACCCAAATGGAAACAGTATTGGGGAATTCTGTTTGTCTGGTCTTTGA